The following are encoded together in the Tepidiforma bonchosmolovskayae genome:
- a CDS encoding citrate/2-methylcitrate synthase — protein sequence MTEVIARGLEGVNVTATKLCRIDGQKGELIYAGYNIFDLAEHSTFEETAFLLWNLRLPTREELEQLKADLRRERPLSDLNDRVQREIVGKIRPMRALEISVIIAGALDPKSSDLSQEQLKKTAALLTARMPTVLAQYHRLRQGLEPVPPRDDLGHAANFLWMLKGEEPNELEARVFDVAMILHAEHEMNASTFSALVTASTLSDMYSAIASAIGTLKGPLHGGANEAVYRTLEAIGTEENIPRYVDDLLARGERVMGIGHRVYKTTDPRAIILEQLGHKLAATSPDRKYYDLSLKLRDYLAKKLEGKPLYPNVDFFSASVYKMLGIPSDLYTPIFAMSRIAGWTAHLLEQYADNRLVRPNALYEGADPRPYVPLDQR from the coding sequence GTGACCGAGGTCATCGCACGGGGGCTCGAAGGCGTCAACGTCACAGCGACGAAGCTGTGCCGGATCGACGGCCAGAAGGGCGAGCTGATTTACGCCGGGTACAACATTTTCGACCTGGCGGAGCATTCGACGTTCGAGGAAACGGCGTTCCTGCTGTGGAACCTGCGGCTGCCGACGCGGGAGGAGCTGGAGCAGCTGAAGGCGGACCTCCGGCGTGAGCGGCCGCTTTCGGACCTGAACGACCGGGTGCAGCGGGAGATCGTCGGGAAGATCCGGCCGATGCGGGCGCTGGAGATCTCGGTGATCATCGCGGGGGCGCTGGACCCGAAGTCGAGCGACCTTTCGCAGGAGCAGCTCAAGAAGACGGCTGCGCTGCTGACGGCGCGGATGCCGACGGTGCTGGCGCAGTACCACCGGCTCCGGCAGGGGCTCGAGCCGGTGCCGCCGCGGGATGACCTCGGGCACGCGGCGAACTTCCTCTGGATGCTCAAGGGGGAGGAGCCGAACGAGCTCGAGGCGCGGGTGTTCGACGTGGCGATGATCCTCCACGCCGAGCACGAGATGAACGCCTCGACCTTCTCGGCGCTGGTGACCGCGTCGACGCTCAGCGACATGTACTCGGCAATCGCCTCTGCCATCGGGACGCTGAAAGGGCCGCTGCACGGCGGGGCGAACGAGGCGGTGTATCGGACGCTGGAGGCGATCGGCACGGAGGAGAACATCCCGCGCTACGTGGACGACCTGCTGGCCCGGGGCGAGCGGGTGATGGGCATCGGGCACCGGGTGTACAAGACGACGGACCCGCGGGCGATCATCCTCGAGCAGCTGGGGCACAAGCTGGCGGCAACGTCGCCGGACCGGAAGTACTACGACCTCTCGCTGAAGCTGCGGGACTACCTCGCCAAGAAGCTGGAGGGGAAGCCCCTCTACCCGAACGTCGACTTCTTCAGCGCGTCGGTGTACAAGATGCTCGGCATCCCGAGCGACCTGTACACGCCGATCTTCGCCATGTCGCGGATTGCGGGGTGGACAGCGCACCTGCTGGAGCAGTACGCGGACAACCGGCTGGTGCGGCCGAACGCGCTCTACGAGGGCGCGGACCCGCGGCCGTACGTACCGCTGGACCAGCGGTAG
- a CDS encoding glucose-1-phosphate adenylyltransferase family protein: MNDVLAMILAGGQGDRLSILSEQRAKPAVVFGGNYRIIDFVLSNCANSDISKLAVLTQYRPRSLFNHIGAGRPWGYDTPEGGIQILQPYLGKADADWYQGTADAVYQNLYVIEEARVREILILAGDHIYLTSYRNLVAYHRSQGADATVAVYSVPRSEAHRFGVLDLDPSGRVIDFQEKPKEPRGSWISMGIYVFNKDVLVEQLQADADLGEASSHDFGKDIIPRMFRTHRVFGYQYHDYWRDVGTIESYWAAHMDLLQPNPPLDLEDPDLKLRTAGSIPPPARFGPNARVTESLISPSARIDGEVYRSVISPGVVIEPGAVVRESIIQHRCVIRSGTVIDRCILDKEVSVGAGCVIGTGDPNIPNRERPDIVNTGISIIGKRATIPSGLRIGRNVVVGPGVHEELADLTELESGASVHPTHIPLHLFV, translated from the coding sequence GTGAACGACGTCCTCGCGATGATCCTCGCAGGCGGACAGGGCGACCGGCTCTCCATCCTCTCCGAACAGCGCGCCAAGCCTGCCGTCGTCTTCGGCGGCAACTACCGCATCATCGATTTCGTCCTCTCCAACTGCGCCAACAGCGATATCAGCAAGCTCGCTGTCCTCACCCAGTACCGCCCCCGCTCGCTCTTCAACCACATCGGCGCCGGCCGCCCCTGGGGCTACGACACCCCCGAGGGCGGCATCCAGATCCTCCAGCCCTACCTCGGAAAAGCCGATGCCGACTGGTACCAGGGCACCGCCGACGCCGTCTACCAGAACCTCTACGTCATCGAAGAAGCCCGCGTCCGCGAAATCCTCATCCTCGCCGGCGACCACATCTACCTCACCTCCTACCGCAACCTCGTCGCCTACCACCGCTCCCAGGGCGCCGACGCCACCGTCGCCGTCTACAGCGTCCCCCGCAGCGAAGCCCACCGCTTCGGCGTCCTCGACCTCGACCCCTCCGGCCGCGTCATCGACTTCCAGGAGAAACCCAAAGAGCCCCGCGGCTCCTGGATCTCCATGGGCATCTACGTCTTCAACAAAGACGTCCTCGTCGAACAGCTCCAGGCCGATGCCGACCTCGGCGAAGCCAGCTCCCACGACTTCGGCAAGGACATCATCCCCCGCATGTTCCGCACCCACCGGGTCTTCGGCTACCAGTACCACGACTACTGGCGCGATGTCGGCACCATCGAGTCCTACTGGGCCGCTCACATGGACCTCCTCCAGCCCAACCCGCCGCTCGACCTCGAAGACCCCGACCTGAAGCTCCGCACCGCCGGCTCCATCCCCCCGCCCGCGCGCTTCGGCCCGAACGCCCGTGTCACCGAGTCGCTCATCTCCCCCTCCGCCCGCATCGACGGCGAAGTCTACCGCTCCGTCATCTCCCCCGGCGTCGTCATCGAACCCGGCGCCGTCGTCCGCGAATCCATCATCCAGCACCGTTGCGTCATCCGCTCCGGCACCGTCATCGACCGCTGCATTCTCGATAAAGAGGTCTCCGTCGGCGCCGGCTGCGTCATCGGCACCGGCGACCCGAACATCCCCAACCGCGAGCGTCCCGATATCGTCAACACGGGCATCTCCATCATCGGCAAGCGCGCCACCATCCCCTCCGGCCTCCGCATCGGCCGCAACGTCGTCGTCGGCCCCGGCGTCCACGAAGAACTCGCCGACCTCACCGAACTCGAATCCGGCGCTTCCGTCCACCCCACCCACATCCCCCTCCACCTCTTCGTCTGA
- a CDS encoding helix-turn-helix domain-containing protein produces MMRTSSETGKPPVSASLGSRIRAARRDAGMSQGQLAQALNTTQSAISLYEAGQRSVGIDMLLNVARILNRPLHYFLGEEGEMLYVKDSEIAQLIQELERHPEDLPELLQYWNFLRWRRMSANGSGRH; encoded by the coding sequence ATGATGAGAACGTCCTCCGAAACCGGTAAGCCCCCTGTCTCCGCCAGCCTTGGGAGCCGCATCCGGGCGGCCCGCCGCGATGCTGGCATGAGCCAGGGTCAGCTCGCCCAGGCGCTCAATACCACGCAGAGCGCCATCAGCCTCTACGAAGCCGGCCAGCGCTCCGTCGGCATCGACATGCTCCTCAACGTCGCCCGCATCCTCAATCGCCCCCTCCACTACTTCCTCGGCGAAGAGGGCGAGATGCTCTACGTCAAGGACAGCGAAATCGCCCAGCTCATCCAGGAGCTCGAGCGCCATCCCGAAGACCTCCCCGAACTCCTCCAGTACTGGAACTTCCTCCGCTGGCGCCGCATGTCCGCCAACGGCTCCGGCCGCCACTAA
- the tsaE gene encoding tRNA (adenosine(37)-N6)-threonylcarbamoyltransferase complex ATPase subunit type 1 TsaE encodes MAEELAIELASSSEEETRALGERLGRHLRRGDVVLLSGDLGSGKTCLTQGIGRGLGCRGQVNSPSFVLMNEYVGREVLYHVDLYRIEDVEELDELGLWDYAEKGVLVIEWPERGAELLPGDGLIIELRPGEQGPRTRRLRFIARGARGRELVEALQAA; translated from the coding sequence ATGGCAGAGGAACTGGCGATCGAACTGGCCTCTTCGAGCGAGGAGGAGACGCGGGCGCTTGGGGAGCGGCTGGGACGCCACCTGCGCCGCGGCGACGTCGTGCTGCTGAGCGGGGACCTCGGGAGCGGGAAGACGTGCCTCACCCAGGGCATCGGGCGCGGGCTCGGCTGCCGCGGGCAGGTGAACAGCCCGTCGTTCGTGCTGATGAACGAGTACGTTGGCCGTGAGGTGCTCTACCACGTCGACCTGTACCGGATTGAGGACGTGGAGGAGCTGGACGAGCTCGGGCTGTGGGACTACGCGGAGAAGGGCGTGCTGGTCATCGAGTGGCCGGAGCGCGGGGCGGAGCTGCTGCCGGGCGACGGACTGATCATCGAGCTGCGGCCGGGCGAGCAGGGGCCGCGGACGCGGCGGCTGCGCTTCATCGCGCGGGGCGCGCGCGGGCGCGAGCTGGTGGAGGCGCTGCAGGCCGCGTGA
- the tsaB gene encoding tRNA (adenosine(37)-N6)-threonylcarbamoyltransferase complex dimerization subunit type 1 TsaB has protein sequence MSTILAIDSASDRFAVGVDRDGERVIVVADAERTHTTGLLAAIERLLRDERPAAILVVTGPGSYAGLRVGIATAQGLALATGAPLHGVRTFEAIALAADGGGTVTAIHPAGRGEWGMQRWEGGAPAGPIELTASLPEGERLAGEGAGALGGTEVGPGERVRALLEALAPAARRGELAAGAEPFYLREPAITISRRQRAAG, from the coding sequence GTGAGCACCATCCTCGCCATCGATTCGGCATCGGACCGTTTTGCGGTCGGCGTTGACCGCGACGGGGAGCGCGTCATCGTCGTGGCGGATGCGGAGCGGACGCACACGACAGGGCTGCTGGCGGCGATCGAGCGGCTGCTCAGGGACGAGCGGCCGGCGGCGATCCTGGTGGTTACGGGGCCGGGGTCGTACGCGGGGCTGCGGGTGGGCATCGCCACCGCGCAGGGCCTTGCGCTGGCAACCGGGGCGCCGCTCCACGGCGTGCGGACGTTCGAGGCGATTGCGCTGGCCGCGGACGGCGGCGGGACCGTGACGGCCATCCACCCGGCAGGCCGGGGCGAGTGGGGCATGCAGCGGTGGGAGGGCGGCGCGCCGGCCGGACCGATCGAGCTGACGGCTTCGCTGCCGGAGGGCGAACGGCTCGCGGGCGAAGGAGCCGGAGCGCTCGGGGGTACGGAGGTCGGACCCGGCGAACGGGTGCGGGCGCTGCTGGAAGCGCTGGCACCGGCGGCGCGCCGCGGCGAGCTTGCCGCGGGGGCTGAGCCGTTCTACCTGCGCGAACCTGCGATTACGATCTCCCGGCGGCAGCGCGCGGCCGGGTAA
- a CDS encoding flavin reductase family protein: MRRLCDPADARRLLNPGPVGIVTTAWRGYTNAAPIAWMTPLSIDPPRLGVVVAPERHTAAMIRFSGAFAINIPGPSLLKHTAFLGSLSGLETNKLEAAGLETFAPLVIDAPLIRDCLAWIECLVQDAIKTGDHTLFVAEPVKVQADDEAYAAHWLLASREKSPLVFIGGNRYAVIGDPLEAVIHVDEHGALVVETPEEREARLEREAREAELRRLEGEEGYRQRLQSESG, encoded by the coding sequence ATGCGCCGCCTCTGCGACCCCGCCGATGCCCGCCGCCTCCTCAACCCCGGCCCTGTCGGCATCGTCACCACCGCCTGGCGCGGCTATACCAACGCCGCCCCCATCGCCTGGATGACGCCGCTCTCCATCGACCCGCCCCGCCTCGGCGTCGTCGTCGCTCCCGAACGCCACACCGCCGCCATGATCCGCTTCAGCGGCGCCTTCGCCATCAACATTCCCGGCCCGTCCCTCCTCAAGCACACCGCCTTCCTCGGCTCCCTCTCCGGGCTCGAAACCAACAAGCTCGAAGCCGCCGGCCTCGAAACCTTCGCCCCGCTCGTCATCGATGCTCCCCTCATCCGCGACTGCCTCGCCTGGATCGAATGCCTCGTCCAGGACGCCATCAAGACGGGCGACCACACCCTCTTCGTGGCCGAGCCGGTCAAAGTCCAGGCCGACGACGAAGCCTACGCCGCCCACTGGCTCCTCGCCTCCCGTGAGAAGAGCCCCCTCGTCTTCATCGGCGGCAACCGGTACGCCGTCATCGGCGACCCCCTCGAGGCCGTCATCCACGTCGATGAGCATGGCGCCCTCGTCGTCGAAACCCCCGAAGAGCGCGAAGCCCGCCTCGAGCGCGAAGCCCGCGAGGCCGAACTCCGCCGGCTCGAAGGCGAGGAAGGCTACCGCCAGCGCCTTCAGTCTGAATCCGGCTGA
- a CDS encoding NAD+ synthase, producing the protein MKALRLGLAQINTTVGDLEGNTEKIRAQLAAARAAGCDIVAFPELAVTGYPPEDLVLRRAFCEASREATAGLAEATRGLVAVVGFVDWRDDDAYNAAAVFADGRWVDTYDKQRLPNYGVFDEERYFRAGRRTAVYRAGGVRFGVSICEDIWYPGAPLDAMALAGAELCININASPYHRGKARERERMLATRAADNSIAVAYLNAVGGQDELVFDGASVVMDAEGRTVARARQFAEELLVVDVDLDEVAQRRLHDPRRRVELRARDWETGAEFVDLGVALETSREPAMGGAMAALMDEEEEVWSALVLATRDYLRKTGFREAIIGLSGGIDSAVVAAVAVDAIGAERVIGVSMPSRYSSEHSKEDARALAENLGIRFLTIPIEPAHAAMLEMMADVFEGSDPGTAEENLQARQRGNVLMTLSNKTGAIVLTTGNKSEMATGYATLYGDMAGGYAVLKDVPKTLVYRLARWRNARAGKPWIPERSITKPPSAELRPGQLDQDSLPPYEVLDPILEAYVEDDRTVDEIVAMGFERATVERVVRMVDRNEYKRRQAAPGVKITPRAFGRDRRLPLAAKYR; encoded by the coding sequence ATGAAGGCGCTGCGGCTCGGACTGGCGCAAATCAACACAACGGTGGGAGACCTCGAGGGGAATACGGAGAAGATCCGGGCGCAGCTGGCGGCGGCGCGGGCAGCGGGCTGCGATATCGTGGCGTTCCCTGAGCTGGCGGTCACCGGGTATCCGCCGGAGGACCTCGTGCTGCGGCGGGCGTTCTGCGAGGCGTCGCGCGAGGCGACTGCCGGGCTGGCGGAGGCGACCCGCGGGCTGGTGGCGGTGGTGGGGTTTGTCGACTGGCGGGACGACGACGCGTACAACGCGGCCGCCGTGTTTGCGGACGGGCGATGGGTGGATACGTACGACAAGCAGCGGCTGCCGAACTACGGCGTATTCGATGAGGAGCGGTACTTCCGGGCCGGGCGGCGGACGGCGGTGTACCGGGCGGGCGGGGTGCGGTTCGGGGTAAGCATCTGCGAGGACATCTGGTACCCGGGGGCGCCGCTGGATGCGATGGCGCTGGCGGGCGCCGAGCTGTGCATCAATATCAACGCCTCGCCGTACCACCGAGGGAAGGCGCGGGAGCGGGAACGGATGCTCGCCACGCGGGCGGCCGACAACAGTATTGCGGTGGCGTACCTGAACGCGGTGGGCGGGCAGGACGAGCTGGTGTTTGATGGGGCGTCGGTGGTGATGGACGCGGAGGGCCGGACGGTGGCGCGGGCGCGGCAGTTCGCGGAGGAGCTGCTGGTGGTGGACGTGGACCTCGACGAGGTGGCGCAGCGGCGGCTGCACGACCCGCGGCGGCGGGTGGAGCTGCGGGCGCGGGACTGGGAGACGGGCGCAGAGTTCGTGGACCTCGGGGTGGCGCTGGAGACGAGCCGTGAGCCCGCGATGGGCGGTGCCATGGCGGCACTCATGGACGAGGAGGAGGAGGTGTGGTCGGCGCTGGTGCTGGCGACGCGCGACTACCTGCGGAAGACGGGCTTCCGGGAGGCGATCATCGGTCTTTCGGGCGGGATTGACTCAGCGGTGGTGGCAGCGGTTGCGGTCGATGCGATCGGGGCGGAGCGGGTGATTGGGGTTTCGATGCCGAGCCGGTACTCGAGCGAGCACAGCAAGGAGGATGCGCGGGCGCTGGCGGAGAATCTCGGCATCCGGTTCCTGACGATTCCGATCGAGCCGGCGCACGCGGCGATGCTGGAGATGATGGCGGACGTGTTCGAAGGATCGGACCCGGGGACAGCGGAGGAGAACCTGCAGGCCCGGCAGCGCGGGAACGTGCTGATGACGCTTTCGAACAAGACGGGCGCGATTGTGCTGACGACCGGGAACAAGAGCGAGATGGCGACGGGGTACGCGACGCTGTATGGCGACATGGCGGGCGGCTACGCGGTACTGAAGGACGTGCCGAAGACGCTGGTGTATCGGCTGGCCCGGTGGCGGAACGCGCGGGCGGGGAAGCCGTGGATCCCGGAGCGGTCGATTACGAAGCCGCCGAGTGCGGAGCTGCGCCCGGGGCAGCTGGACCAGGATTCGTTGCCGCCGTACGAAGTGCTGGACCCGATCCTCGAGGCGTACGTGGAGGACGACCGGACGGTGGACGAGATTGTGGCGATGGGGTTCGAGCGGGCGACGGTGGAGCGGGTGGTGCGGATGGTGGACCGGAACGAGTACAAGCGGCGGCAGGCGGCGCCGGGGGTGAAGATTACGCCGCGGGCGTTCGGGCGGGACCGGCGGCTGCCGCTGGCCGCGAAGTACCGGTGA